CTCCTCCGCGAGTTTGCAGAAGGCTGTGGTGGTGCTTTTGGAACACTCGAGCAAGCTGTGTCCGAGCTAGATATCCCTCGGATCAAGGTGACCAAAAGCATGCCATCTTTCAAGGGCTTTCTATCTCTTGGTGACGCCATGAATTATGGGACGGCGTTGCGAATCAACGTCGAACGATACTTTCGCACATCTGTTGCCAAGCCTCCCTCAGCATCCTCGTACGCCGTGCGTCCGGGTGGGACCGGGCAAGACGATCTCGAGAGCAATGAAGGGCTGACTTCCGTCAGAATGTCGCGCACATATCAAATTGACGACGAGTCTGCGCCTGGGGGGAAAGCTGATGTGGAGCGAGATGACCTTGCTAAAGGATACGAATATGGCCGTACCGCTGTTCACATCAGTCAAACCGATGAGAGTATCACGACACTCGAGACATTTGCAGGAATGGAGATCATCGGATTCATTCGGATGGATAAGGTATGTCTATCGAGTTTGCGCTTTTTTTCTGACTCAAAGCTGACAGCTCAATAAAAGTACGATCGATATCTTCATATGTCGAACACAAATGTGATCATTGCGGAGCGAGCGAATGACAAAGCGTCTCTTGCACTGTCATCACTCATTCATGCCCTCTTCGAGCAAGACTCGTATGCGGTTGCCAGGTTGGTGACCAAGGAATTAAAACCGCCGATGATCGTATTGCTCGCCCCGTCCATCGAGTCAGATTACGAATGCCTCATCGAGGCTGTCCTCCCATTTGCGGAGGATGTCCGCTCTTACCAATTTCCACCGCTGGATAAGGTGGTGACTGTTTCTGGGAAAATTGTCACCGAGCACCGCACTCTTCCAAACGATGAGTTGAAGCAGGCCATGAGTGACTATGTGGACAATATGGAATTGGATGGAGACGAGTAGGTTCCCCTCCACGGCCAAGAGGTCTTTCATTTCAAACGCTCACGTCATCTCGTCAGATTGCCAATCGAGGACTCTTACTCTCCGCTTCTTCACCGAATCGAGTCTGCCGTACGACACCGTGCGGTGCATCCCAATGACCCAATCCTTGAGCCATCGGAGCAACTCACTAGATTTGCACACCCGAGTCAAGACTTGATTGAAAGAGCCAAGCCTTCTTTAGAGAAGCTAGTTTTGGCATCCAATGTCAAGAAAGGTCAGTTAGAGCAGCCACTACTGCTAGTCAATCACACCAGAAACTCACTCTCGCCATTCCAGTCCCGCCCAAGACGAAGGGTCGTAAGCGTCTTCGCGAAGCTGAGAAACCGTTATCCGGTCTCGACGTCGATGCGCTTCTTAAGCAAGAGCCCAAACGCACCAAAATTTCTTCAGAAAATGCAATCCCCGAGTTCAAGCAGATGCTCTCTCGAGCTGATAGCCTTGAGATCATCCACGATGCTGTAAAGCAGATGGCGGGTATTGTTGAGAACCTCATTCAACACAGTCTCGGGAATGTGAATTATGATCGCGTCATTGAAAGTCTTGGAACGATGCGCGAAGAGCTGGTGGATTACGAAGAACCAGCACTCTACAACGACCTGATCCACGCCCTGAAAGATAAAATTCTCAGGGAGGAGCTGGGTGGGGATCGACTGGAGCTTTGGTGGCTTATTAGGAAGGGTAAATTGGGACCTATCGATCAGAAAACGTCGGAAGTTTCCACCGTCTCGGagcaagaagcaaaagaggtGAGAGGATAACATCATGAATTTCTCTTGGGCATGTTGGCTGACAGATTCCCACAGTTTCTTTCTACCCATGAAAGTCCCGGACTTCATGTGTAGGATTTAGATCAGGGTTATCGAGTCGTGATCATGGGATAAAGTTTATGGCATCCCTTTCAAGACGAAGCTGATTCGAATGGTTCATCCATTGTTCTTGCAAAAAAGTAAAGTATCTGAAGCGCTCAATGTGAAGGAATTAAACTTCGCCATGCACATGCCGGGAATCAAAATGATATTGGAGAACGCCCGAAAATGAGACCACTTGAAACGAAAGAGTACACGGTGTGCTGTGTGCAGAATGCAGGGACTGAACGCGTCGGGTAATC
The nucleotide sequence above comes from Penicillium oxalicum strain HP7-1 chromosome II, whole genome shotgun sequence. Encoded proteins:
- a CDS encoding ATP-dependent DNA helicase II subunit 2; translation: MADKEATVYIVDVGKSMGERRHGRSVTDLEWAMQYVWDRITTTVSTGRKTATIGVVALRSQETSNELQEDGSFEKITVLRNLGQMLMPDIRRLQYALQPSSTNSGDAISSIVIAIQMINTYTKKLKYKRRIVLVTNGTGPMNNEGIEEIQNKIKKDGIELLILGADFDDADFGVKEEDKDPHKAVNERLLREFAEGCGGAFGTLEQAVSELDIPRIKVTKSMPSFKGFLSLGDAMNYGTALRINVERYFRTSVAKPPSASSYAVRPGGTGQDDLESNEGLTSVRMSRTYQIDDESAPGGKADVERDDLAKGYEYGRTAVHISQTDESITTLETFAGMEIIGFIRMDKYDRYLHMSNTNVIIAERANDKASLALSSLIHALFEQDSYAVARLVTKELKPPMIVLLAPSIESDYECLIEAVLPFAEDVRSYQFPPLDKVVTVSGKIVTEHRTLPNDELKQAMSDYVDNMELDGDELPIEDSYSPLLHRIESAVRHRAVHPNDPILEPSEQLTRFAHPSQDLIERAKPSLEKLVLASNVKKVPPKTKGRKRLREAEKPLSGLDVDALLKQEPKRTKISSENAIPEFKQMLSRADSLEIIHDAVKQMAGIVENLIQHSLGNVNYDRVIESLGTMREELVDYEEPALYNDLIHALKDKILREELGGDRLELWWLIRKGKLGPIDQKTSEVSTVSEQEAKEFLSTHESPGLHV